One stretch of Riemerella columbina DNA includes these proteins:
- a CDS encoding NADH-quinone oxidoreductase subunit NuoE family protein, giving the protein MSETIAFKPEALEKVHQIMARYPEGRQKSALIPVLHLAQKEFGGWLSVPVMDYVAELLSIKPIEVYEVATFYTMFNMKPVGKYVLEVCRTGPCMLNGSEDILNHIRETLNIKDGETTEDGLFTLKPAECLGACGYAPMMQLGKFYHEHLTKEKVDEILELCRQGAIAID; this is encoded by the coding sequence ATGAGCGAAACAATTGCTTTTAAGCCAGAAGCCTTAGAAAAGGTACACCAGATTATGGCAAGGTATCCAGAAGGCAGACAGAAGTCGGCACTGATTCCAGTATTGCATTTGGCACAGAAAGAATTCGGTGGGTGGCTATCGGTTCCCGTGATGGATTATGTAGCAGAATTACTCAGCATTAAGCCGATAGAAGTTTATGAAGTGGCAACTTTCTACACGATGTTCAATATGAAACCCGTAGGGAAGTATGTGCTGGAAGTCTGCAGAACAGGACCTTGTATGCTCAACGGCAGCGAAGATATCCTCAACCATATCCGTGAAACCCTCAACATTAAAGACGGCGAAACCACGGAAGATGGGCTATTCACACTAAAACCAGCCGAATGCTTGGGCGCGTGTGGCTATGCTCCAATGATGCAGTTGGGTAAATTTTATCACGAACATCTAACCAAAGAAAAAGTAGATGAAATCCTTGAGCTTTGTCGCCAAGGAGCCATCGCTATAGACTAA
- a CDS encoding 2Fe-2S iron-sulfur cluster-binding protein, with the protein MSEEIKKFKITIDGQTTEVAPGTSILEAARQIGGKSVPPAMCYYSKLETSGGRCRTCLVEVSKGSDADPRPMPKLVASCRTTVMDGMEVKNLTSERTQEARKAVTEFLLVNHPLDCPICDQAGECHLQDLGYEHGVENTRTEFERRTFEPEDIGPYIKLNMNRCILCARCVLAANQLTDEREHGILFRGDHAEISTYLNKALDHEFIGNVIDVCPVGALTDKTSRFASRVWFTKPMNATCQCDKCSGKAVLWMKGDEIIRVTARKDEYGEVEEFICNDCRFHRKDLKYWNVEGPRHISRHSVISLNHYDKKTNSYELIDYESAKEVSTKDEKRVEPKIKDEEQ; encoded by the coding sequence ATGAGCGAAGAGATTAAAAAATTTAAAATAACCATAGACGGACAAACCACCGAGGTAGCACCAGGAACGAGTATTTTGGAGGCTGCAAGACAAATCGGAGGGAAATCTGTGCCCCCTGCAATGTGCTATTATAGCAAGTTGGAAACCAGTGGTGGGCGGTGCCGTACTTGCCTCGTAGAGGTGTCCAAAGGTTCTGATGCAGACCCTCGCCCAATGCCGAAATTGGTGGCGAGTTGCCGTACAACCGTAATGGATGGTATGGAAGTGAAGAACTTAACCTCTGAGAGAACCCAAGAGGCACGAAAAGCCGTTACGGAATTCTTATTGGTTAACCACCCATTAGACTGTCCTATCTGTGACCAAGCGGGCGAGTGCCACCTCCAAGATTTAGGCTACGAGCACGGCGTGGAAAATACCAGAACAGAGTTTGAAAGAAGAACTTTTGAACCAGAAGACATCGGTCCTTATATTAAATTGAATATGAACCGCTGTATCCTTTGCGCCAGATGCGTATTGGCTGCCAACCAGTTGACCGATGAGCGGGAGCACGGCATTTTATTCCGTGGTGACCATGCCGAAATTTCAACTTACCTCAATAAAGCCTTAGACCATGAGTTTATCGGCAATGTGATAGATGTATGCCCTGTGGGTGCGCTTACGGATAAAACTTCGCGCTTTGCCAGCAGAGTATGGTTTACTAAACCGATGAATGCCACTTGCCAGTGCGACAAATGTAGCGGTAAGGCGGTGCTTTGGATGAAAGGTGATGAAATTATCCGTGTAACAGCCAGAAAAGATGAGTACGGCGAAGTGGAAGAGTTCATCTGTAACGATTGCCGCTTCCACAGAAAAGACCTTAAATATTGGAATGTAGAAGGTCCAAGACACATCAGTAGACACTCGGTGATTTCATTAAATCATTACGATAAAAAGACCAATTCTTATGAGCTAATTGACTATGAGTCAGCCAAGGAGGTCAGCACCAAAGATGAAAAAAGAGTAGAACCTAAAATAAAAGATGAAGAACAATAG
- the nuoF gene encoding NADH-quinone oxidoreductase subunit NuoF, with translation MSKKLLLKDAHIEGIRYFDVYRKQGGYQAAEKALKMTPEEILEEVKTSGLRGRGGAGFPTGLKWSFLAKPEGVPRHLVVNADESEPGTFKDRYLMEFIPHLLIEGMLISSYCLGSNTSYIYIRGEYAWIPDILEEAIAEAKKAGFLGKNILGSGFDLEIYVQRGAGAYICGEETALLESLEGKRGNPRLKPPFPAVKGLWERPTVVNNVESIAAVVPIINITGAEYAKIGVGRSTGTKLISACGNINKPGVYEIDMTITVEEFIYSDEYCGGIPNGKRLKACIPGGSSVPIVPANLLLRTIDGKPRYMNYESLSEGGFATGTMMGSGGFIVLDEDQSVVEHTMTLARFYNHESCGQCTPCREGTGWMYRILKKIVAGEGEMSDIDLLWDIQRKIEGNTICPLGDAAAWPVAAAIRHFRDEFEWYVKNPELAKTQKYGLGNYADPIPLKEETLS, from the coding sequence ATGAGTAAAAAACTTTTACTTAAAGACGCACATATAGAAGGCATTCGCTATTTTGATGTATACCGCAAACAAGGCGGCTATCAAGCAGCAGAAAAAGCCTTGAAAATGACCCCTGAAGAAATCTTAGAAGAGGTAAAAACTTCTGGACTGAGAGGGCGTGGTGGCGCGGGCTTCCCAACAGGGCTCAAGTGGAGTTTCTTAGCGAAACCCGAAGGCGTGCCAAGACACTTGGTGGTTAATGCCGATGAGTCTGAACCTGGAACCTTCAAAGACCGTTATTTAATGGAGTTTATCCCACATCTTTTAATCGAGGGGATGCTCATTTCATCTTATTGCTTGGGCTCTAACACTTCTTACATCTACATCCGTGGGGAGTACGCGTGGATTCCAGATATTTTAGAGGAAGCCATTGCGGAAGCTAAAAAAGCAGGATTTTTAGGGAAAAATATTTTAGGCTCAGGCTTTGATTTGGAAATTTATGTCCAAAGAGGAGCAGGAGCATACATCTGCGGAGAGGAAACCGCCCTATTAGAATCTTTGGAAGGCAAGAGAGGAAATCCGAGATTGAAACCACCATTCCCAGCGGTTAAAGGCTTATGGGAAAGACCAACGGTGGTGAATAATGTGGAGTCCATCGCCGCGGTAGTACCGATTATCAACATTACAGGTGCCGAGTATGCCAAAATTGGCGTAGGGCGTTCCACAGGGACTAAACTCATTTCCGCTTGCGGAAACATCAATAAGCCAGGGGTTTACGAGATTGATATGACCATCACGGTAGAAGAATTTATCTATTCTGATGAATATTGTGGTGGTATCCCGAATGGTAAGCGCTTAAAGGCGTGTATTCCTGGAGGAAGCTCCGTACCGATTGTTCCTGCCAACTTATTGCTAAGAACCATTGATGGCAAACCACGATATATGAACTATGAATCCCTTTCAGAAGGCGGTTTCGCTACGGGAACTATGATGGGGTCTGGTGGTTTCATCGTTTTAGATGAAGACCAATCCGTGGTAGAGCATACGATGACTTTGGCGCGTTTTTACAACCACGAAAGTTGCGGACAGTGTACCCCTTGCCGAGAGGGCACAGGCTGGATGTACCGCATACTGAAAAAAATAGTGGCTGGCGAAGGCGAAATGTCCGATATTGATTTGCTATGGGATATTCAGCGGAAAATTGAAGGTAACACCATCTGCCCGTTAGGAGATGCAGCGGCGTGGCCAGTAGCAGCAGCCATTCGCCATTTTAGAGATGAGTTTGAATGGTATGTGAAAAATCCAGAATTAGCCAAAACCCAAAAATACGGATTGGGGAACTATGCAGACCCTATTCCATTGAAAGAAGAAACGCTATCTTAA
- a CDS encoding NADH-quinone oxidoreductase subunit J family protein, translated as MELAIFYIISGLAVVSAIYFVASKNPLYSILSLVITFFSIAGLYILLNAQFLGIVQIIVYAGAIMVLFLYVLMMLNLKSQDEGKKHNLMKVAGVFSAGLLLVGFLGFFRGYSSNQLVIAEVAQGVGLTKNLGQLLFNEYVLPFELASILILSGIVGAVLIGKKDL; from the coding sequence ATGGAGTTAGCTATTTTTTATATCATATCTGGATTAGCGGTGGTGAGTGCTATTTATTTCGTAGCCTCTAAAAATCCACTGTATAGCATATTGTCTTTGGTGATTACTTTTTTCTCCATAGCGGGGCTTTATATCTTGCTCAATGCTCAGTTTTTAGGCATTGTACAGATCATCGTGTATGCGGGAGCCATTATGGTTTTGTTCCTATATGTGCTAATGATGTTGAACTTGAAATCTCAAGATGAAGGTAAAAAACACAACCTGATGAAGGTGGCAGGGGTATTCTCGGCAGGGCTTTTATTGGTTGGATTTTTAGGTTTTTTCCGAGGCTATAGCAGCAACCAATTGGTGATCGCAGAGGTGGCGCAAGGCGTAGGGCTGACCAAAAACTTAGGTCAATTATTGTTTAATGAATATGTACTTCCGTTTGAATTGGCTTCAATCCTGATCCTTTCTGGGATTGTGGGGGCAGTGCTTATTGGTAAAAAAGATTTATAA
- a CDS encoding NADH-quinone oxidoreductase subunit A, whose translation MNIPDNYIPILIQAAVGLGFVLVSLVASHYLGPRLNGGVKDDAFECGIDHEGDARTPFSVKYFLTAILFVLFDIEIVFFYPYAVNFREFGIEGFLAVLTFVAVFFIGFFYVLKRGALDWDK comes from the coding sequence ATGAATATTCCAGATAATTACATTCCAATTCTGATACAAGCCGCCGTGGGGCTGGGTTTTGTGCTGGTGTCTTTGGTGGCATCGCATTATTTAGGTCCACGCTTGAATGGTGGCGTAAAAGATGATGCCTTTGAATGTGGTATAGACCACGAGGGCGATGCCCGCACACCGTTTTCGGTAAAGTACTTTCTTACCGCTATTTTATTCGTGTTGTTTGATATAGAAATTGTATTCTTTTATCCTTACGCGGTTAATTTTAGAGAATTCGGTATAGAAGGATTTTTAGCGGTGCTCACCTTTGTTGCGGTCTTTTTCATCGGATTTTTCTATGTGCTGAAGCGTGGCGCTTTGGATTGGGATAAATAA
- a CDS encoding NuoI/complex I 23 kDa subunit family protein, which yields MKLTNRSKVVSNKKMTLAEKVYIPAIAKGMSITLKHFFKKDHTIQYPEEVKPRAAIWRGRHILKRDEQGRERCTACGLCAVACPAEAITMTAAERTKEEMNLYREEKYASTYEINMLRCIFCGMCEDACPKSAIYLTDRLVDAEPNRALFIYGKDKLLEDVNHRIDITERQKKSYH from the coding sequence ATGAAATTAACCAATCGTTCAAAAGTGGTTTCTAACAAGAAGATGACTTTGGCAGAGAAAGTCTATATCCCCGCAATTGCTAAGGGGATGAGCATCACGCTGAAGCATTTCTTTAAGAAAGACCATACCATACAATATCCAGAAGAAGTAAAGCCACGTGCAGCCATTTGGCGGGGTCGGCATATTTTGAAAAGAGATGAACAAGGCAGAGAGCGTTGCACGGCGTGTGGGCTTTGTGCGGTGGCTTGCCCTGCGGAAGCGATTACGATGACCGCTGCAGAGCGTACCAAAGAGGAAATGAACCTCTACCGTGAGGAAAAATATGCCTCTACTTACGAAATCAATATGTTGAGATGTATTTTCTGCGGTATGTGCGAAGATGCCTGCCCTAAATCTGCCATTTATCTAACGGATAGATTGGTAGATGCAGAGCCTAACCGCGCCCTATTCATCTATGGTAAAGACAAACTTTTGGAAGATGTGAACCATAGAATAGACATTACAGAACGACAAAAAAAATCTTATCACTAA
- a CDS encoding NADH-quinone oxidoreductase subunit B yields the protein MSNTPTIKTDAPAPPGYSGEGFFATKLSSLIGMARSYSLWPLPFATSCCGIEFMAMMMPTYDLARFGAERMSFSPRQADCLLVCGTISKKLAPVLKQVYTQMAEPKWVIAVGACASSGGIFDTYSVLQGIDRVIPVDVYVPGCPPRPEQILEGFMQVQALAESESLRRRDMPEYKALLESYDVK from the coding sequence ATGTCTAATACACCTACGATAAAAACAGATGCACCAGCACCTCCAGGCTATTCTGGAGAGGGCTTTTTTGCAACTAAATTGAGCAGTTTGATAGGGATGGCGCGGTCCTATTCGCTTTGGCCATTGCCATTTGCCACCTCTTGCTGTGGTATTGAATTTATGGCGATGATGATGCCAACTTACGACTTAGCAAGGTTCGGTGCGGAAAGAATGTCTTTCTCCCCAAGACAAGCCGATTGCCTATTGGTTTGCGGGACTATCTCTAAAAAATTAGCCCCTGTATTAAAGCAAGTTTACACGCAGATGGCAGAGCCTAAATGGGTAATTGCCGTGGGAGCTTGTGCCAGCAGCGGCGGTATTTTTGATACTTACTCTGTGCTCCAAGGGATTGATAGAGTGATTCCTGTAGATGTCTATGTACCAGGGTGTCCGCCGAGGCCAGAGCAAATTTTAGAAGGCTTTATGCAAGTGCAAGCCTTGGCAGAAAGCGAAAGCCTAAGGCGCCGAGATATGCCTGAATATAAGGCTTTATTAGAAAGTTATGATGTTAAATAA
- a CDS encoding NADH-quinone oxidoreductase subunit C, whose amino-acid sequence MNNNFILEAIRREFPEALLNASEPYGFLTLEIERKDIKKVIHHLKDSSLEFHFLTDICGLHYPAVKGKELGVVYHLHNMKTNARVRLKTFMPIEEPEVDSITDLYAGANWMERETFDFYGIKFRGHPDLRVILNDTELGYHPMLKEYRLEDGTREDKDDKMFGR is encoded by the coding sequence ATGAACAACAATTTTATTTTAGAAGCCATCCGCAGAGAGTTCCCAGAGGCGTTATTGAATGCCTCGGAGCCGTATGGTTTTCTAACTTTAGAAATAGAGAGAAAGGACATCAAAAAAGTGATTCATCACCTTAAGGATTCCTCATTGGAGTTTCATTTTCTGACCGATATTTGTGGATTGCACTATCCAGCGGTTAAGGGGAAGGAGCTCGGCGTGGTGTATCACTTGCATAATATGAAAACCAATGCAAGAGTAAGGCTTAAAACCTTTATGCCGATAGAGGAGCCAGAGGTAGATTCCATCACAGATTTGTATGCTGGAGCCAATTGGATGGAACGAGAAACTTTTGATTTCTACGGCATTAAGTTTAGAGGGCATCCAGATTTAAGAGTGATCCTCAATGATACCGAGCTGGGCTATCATCCAATGTTAAAGGAATACCGATTGGAAGACGGCACCAGAGAAGATAAAGACGATAAAATGTTTGGAAGATAA
- a CDS encoding NADH-quinone oxidoreductase subunit D — protein MKDNELSNILQHYESNEQIDGQLYTLNLGPTHPATHGIFQNILTMDGERILHSEQTVGYIHRAFEKISERRNYAQITTLTDRLNYCSAPINNFGWHMTVEKLIGCQVPKRVDYMRIIIMELARIADHLVCNGVIGVDTGALTGFTYVFQDRERIYEMYEQVCGARMTTNIGRIGGFERDFSPKFHELIKDFIKNFPKRFQEFCDLMERNRIFMDRTIGAGAISAERALSYSFTGPNLRAAGVDYDVRVAQPYSSYDDFDFIIPIGTAGDTYDRFMVRQQEIWESYKLVKNAYENLPEGDYHADVPDFYLPEKADVYTKMEALIYHFKIVMGEQEIPKGEVYNCVEGGNGELGFYLISDGGRTPYRLHFRRPCFIYYQAYPEMIKGSMISDAIITMSSMNVIAGELDA, from the coding sequence ATGAAAGATAACGAATTATCCAATATACTCCAGCATTACGAAAGTAATGAACAGATTGATGGGCAACTTTATACCCTCAATTTAGGACCTACGCACCCCGCCACGCACGGTATTTTCCAAAATATCTTAACGATGGACGGCGAGCGTATTCTGCATTCTGAGCAAACGGTAGGCTATATTCATAGAGCGTTTGAGAAAATATCAGAGCGTAGAAATTATGCTCAAATCACTACCCTAACCGACCGTTTGAACTACTGTTCGGCACCGATTAACAATTTCGGTTGGCATATGACAGTGGAAAAACTCATCGGTTGCCAAGTGCCTAAACGCGTTGATTATATGCGGATTATCATTATGGAACTGGCAAGAATTGCCGACCATTTGGTGTGCAATGGCGTAATTGGCGTAGATACAGGGGCCTTAACGGGCTTTACTTATGTGTTCCAAGACAGAGAGCGCATCTACGAAATGTATGAACAAGTTTGTGGCGCCAGAATGACCACCAACATCGGTAGAATTGGCGGTTTTGAAAGAGATTTCTCCCCAAAATTCCACGAGTTGATTAAAGATTTCATCAAAAATTTCCCAAAAAGATTTCAAGAATTTTGTGACCTGATGGAGCGCAACAGAATCTTTATGGACAGAACCATTGGCGCAGGTGCCATTTCTGCGGAGCGGGCTTTGAGCTATAGCTTTACAGGTCCCAACTTGCGTGCGGCAGGGGTAGATTATGATGTTCGTGTGGCACAGCCTTATTCTTCGTATGATGATTTTGATTTCATCATTCCAATAGGCACAGCGGGAGATACTTACGATAGATTTATGGTAAGACAGCAGGAAATTTGGGAAAGTTATAAATTGGTAAAAAATGCCTACGAAAACCTTCCAGAAGGAGATTATCACGCAGATGTTCCAGATTTTTATTTGCCAGAAAAAGCCGATGTTTACACCAAAATGGAAGCCCTGATTTATCACTTTAAAATAGTGATGGGAGAGCAAGAAATTCCAAAAGGTGAGGTTTACAACTGCGTAGAAGGCGGTAACGGTGAGTTAGGCTTCTATCTGATTAGTGATGGTGGGCGTACCCCGTACAGACTTCATTTCAGAAGACCGTGCTTTATTTATTACCAAGCGTATCCAGAGATGATCAAAGGCTCTATGATTTCCGATGCCATTATTACAATGAGTAGTATGAATGTGATCGCAGGAGAATTAGACGCTTAG
- the nuoH gene encoding NADH-quinone oxidoreductase subunit NuoH, producing the protein MDLLTFKLILVVSLFILSLTVAAYSTWAERKVAALMQDRMGPNRTGPLGLLQPLADGGKFFFKEDFIPRNAEKFLFILGPGLVMFISLITGAVIPWGKSLNIAGHSFDLQVANVDVGVLYLIGMVSIGVYGIMIGGWASNNKYSLIGAIRASSQMISYELAMGLALLSIIMMAGSLDLKVITEAQASGQIWGILPEVSGMNWNIFYQPVAFLVFFVAALAECNRHPFDLPECEAELVAGFMTEYSAMKLGLYMFGEYVNMFISNALMVVLFFGGYNYPGIEWVTTNYGENIAGVLSVIAFLSKAFFGIFVFMWIRWTLPRFRYDQLMHLGWKTLIPLALVNLLVTGAVILAFANA; encoded by the coding sequence ATGGATTTACTAACTTTTAAACTGATATTAGTCGTTTCTCTTTTCATCTTATCCCTTACAGTAGCCGCATATTCTACTTGGGCAGAAAGAAAAGTAGCCGCACTAATGCAAGACAGAATGGGACCTAACAGAACAGGACCTTTGGGACTTTTACAGCCGCTGGCAGATGGTGGTAAGTTCTTCTTTAAAGAAGATTTTATCCCACGAAATGCGGAAAAATTCCTCTTTATCTTAGGCCCTGGTTTAGTGATGTTTATCTCGTTGATTACAGGGGCGGTGATCCCTTGGGGCAAGAGTTTAAATATTGCAGGACATTCTTTTGACCTCCAAGTTGCCAATGTAGATGTTGGTGTGCTTTACCTGATCGGTATGGTATCCATTGGGGTTTATGGCATTATGATTGGTGGCTGGGCTTCTAATAATAAATACTCGCTTATTGGTGCGATCCGTGCTTCTTCGCAGATGATTTCTTATGAATTGGCGATGGGGCTGGCACTACTTTCCATCATTATGATGGCGGGTTCATTAGACTTAAAAGTCATTACCGAAGCGCAAGCCTCAGGGCAAATTTGGGGTATTCTTCCCGAAGTTTCAGGGATGAACTGGAATATTTTCTATCAGCCTGTGGCATTTTTGGTATTTTTTGTAGCGGCGTTGGCAGAGTGTAACCGCCACCCTTTTGACCTTCCAGAGTGCGAAGCAGAGCTGGTGGCAGGGTTTATGACGGAATATTCCGCGATGAAATTAGGGCTTTATATGTTTGGAGAATATGTGAATATGTTCATCTCTAATGCCTTGATGGTGGTTTTATTCTTCGGTGGATACAACTACCCTGGTATAGAGTGGGTTACTACCAACTATGGTGAAAATATCGCAGGGGTTTTAAGTGTAATCGCCTTTTTATCCAAAGCCTTTTTTGGTATTTTTGTCTTTATGTGGATCCGATGGACTCTACCGAGATTTAGATACGACCAACTGATGCATTTAGGTTGGAAAACGCTAATTCCTTTGGCTTTAGTTAATCTATTGGTCACAGGCGCTGTCATTTTAGCCTTTGCTAATGCTTAA
- the nuoK gene encoding NADH-quinone oxidoreductase subunit NuoK: MNEINTFVQHIPLEYFIVLSLFLFCLGVLGVLLRKNAIIILGCVELMLNSVNLLLVAFSTYYGDAHGQMLVFFIMVVAAAEVAVGLAIITMMYRNTKSVDISILNKLKG; the protein is encoded by the coding sequence ATGAACGAAATCAATACTTTTGTACAGCATATCCCATTAGAATATTTTATCGTTCTATCGTTATTTTTATTCTGTTTGGGTGTTTTAGGCGTTTTGTTAAGAAAAAATGCCATTATTATTCTGGGCTGCGTAGAGCTGATGCTCAATTCTGTAAATCTCTTATTGGTAGCATTTTCTACTTATTATGGAGACGCCCATGGGCAGATGTTGGTATTCTTTATTATGGTGGTTGCCGCGGCAGAAGTGGCGGTAGGTTTGGCCATTATCACTATGATGTACAGAAATACCAAGTCTGTGGATATTAGTATTTTAAATAAATTAAAAGGATAA